One window of the Camarhynchus parvulus chromosome 2, STF_HiC, whole genome shotgun sequence genome contains the following:
- the NSUN6 gene encoding putative methyltransferase NSUN6 yields the protein MSFFPKIVFQYEVEEYLTKVFRNNELIAALGTQEAEKKYQSLLSHLSHPPAFTTVRVNTHLASVKHVKKLLFEEIQKQFKGLCVPVLEHPKLRDILLIPVIGPRRDLKKHASEVIVGAQCGYAVLRGAHVYGPGIVSTSRFVKAGDLVSVYSDIEGKCKRGAKEFDGVKVFLGNGISELSRSEIFSSSGQLKGLGIRMIEPVYLSPSFDNVLPSHLFLQNLPSVVVSHILNPQPGEKILDMCAAPGGKTTHLAALMHDQGEVIAMDKIANKIKKIKQNAGLLQLNCIKAFCYDGTKALSVEKREDKQEGPPFLPESFDRILLDAPCSGMGQRPNMVYSSTLKEVTSYQPLQRKLFTVAVELLKPGGVLVYSTCTITLSENEEQVAWALKTFPCLQLHPQEPHIGGEGMKGAGLSLDQLKLLQRFDPSDVTLRGMDINSLQCLREDDLISLANKDCIGFFIAKFIKSNS from the exons CTTATCGCTGCTTTAGGTACAcaggaggcagagaaaaaatacCAATCTCTCTTAAGTCATCTATCTCATCCACCAGCTTTTACAACTGTAAGAGTAAATACTCACTTGGCCTCAGTGAAACATGtgaaaaaattgctgtttgaAGAGATCCAGAAG cAATTTAAAGGACTATGTGTTCCAGTTCTCGAGCACCCTAAACTTCGGGACATTTTACTAATTCCTGTCATTGGACCCAG GcgagatttaaaaaaacatgcaTCTGAAGTCATAGTTGGAGCCCAGTGTGGATATGCAGTACTCCGAGGAGCACATGTTTATGGTCCTGGAATTGTATCTACCTCAAGAT TTGTGAAAGCCGGAGATCTGGTTTCGGTGTATTCAGATATTGAAGGGAAATGCAAAAGAGGAGCCAAAGAATTCGATGGAGTCAAAGTTTTCCTTGGAAATGGAATTTCAGAACTCAGCCGCAGTGAAATCTTCAGTTCAAGTGGCCAACTGAA agGGCTGGGCATAAGAATGATAGAGCCAGTCTACCTTAGTCCTTCATTTGACAATGTGCTTCCTAGTCATTTGTTTTTACAG AATTTACCTTCTGTGGTTGTGAGCCATATTTTAAACCCTCAGCCAGGAGAGAAAATTTTGGATATGTGTGCTGCACCTGGAGGAAAAACAACCCATCTTGCAGCACTAATGCATGATCAG ggtGAAGTTATAGCCATGGACAAGATAGCTAACAAGATCAAGAAAATCAAGCAGAATGCTGGATTGCTACAGTTGAATTGCATTAAGGCCTTTTGCTATGATGGAACAAAGGCCCTTTCAGTAGAGAAGAGAGAGGATAAACAAG AAGGACCTCCATTCTTACCAGAGTCATTTGATCGAATTCTTCTTGATGCTCCATGTAGTGGGATGGGACAGAGACCAAACATGGTTTATTCCTCAACTTTAAAGGAAGTGACCTCATACCAGCCACTACAGCGCAAGCTTTTCACTGTG GCAGTGGAGTTGCTGAAGCCAGGAGGTGTTTTAGTATATAGTACATGTACAATTACACTTTCTGAAAATGAGGAGCAAGTTGCTTGGGCCCTGAAAACTTTTCCATGCCTCCAGCTTCATCCACAG GAACCTCACATTGGAGGAGAAGGCATGAAGGGAGCTGGGCTATCACTTGATCAGCTGAAGCTGCTCCAGAGATTTGATCCATCTGATGTGACATTGCGAGGAATGGATATTAATTCTTTGCAATGTCTTAGAGAAGATGACCTGATTTCTTTGGCAAATAAAGACTGTATAGgatttttcattgcaaaatttATTAAATCGAACAGTTAA